The following are encoded in a window of Pseudalgibacter alginicilyticus genomic DNA:
- a CDS encoding glycoside hydrolase family 30 protein, whose amino-acid sequence MKKIVLTLTTVLSISLSIHAQGNAKVHYVKLVEGENIASNPIKTQEAKSEGKGISVRVYPDISFQTITGIGGAFNEIGGEALMSLSEAQQNEVMKNLFDANGANFTVCRTAIGASDFGIDAYSYSEVANDFKMKNFSIERERTSVIPFIQMAYKYNPDMQLFASPWSPPGWMKESGLMDRGEEFPEKNVLKDDPKIYKAYATYFSKYVDAYAKEGITVNKIVIQNEQDISTKYPSCHMSPEQMGEFVINYLRPQFEKDNIPAEIWAGSFRTAKRLDGLEFVSNTTWREAVDGIGVQYMNARQVENMQAVYPYIKFLHTEGNCYGAKNSVNQAFSRFNEVASFINHGVPNFCYWNMILNEDSSSGWGWKQNSLIKINRKDKTVTYNPDYATMALFGRFMKPGMKRVASASWYGDTITLKDENNIYLFIKNESNNIKTFDIWLKDNQAQIVDIPANSISVVEVNYK is encoded by the coding sequence ATGAAAAAGATCGTTTTAACGTTAACGACTGTTCTATCAATATCATTATCAATACATGCTCAGGGTAATGCTAAAGTGCATTATGTGAAATTAGTTGAAGGGGAAAACATAGCTTCAAACCCTATAAAAACTCAAGAAGCAAAATCTGAAGGAAAAGGTATTTCTGTTAGAGTTTATCCAGATATATCTTTTCAAACCATAACAGGAATTGGTGGTGCTTTCAATGAAATAGGAGGAGAAGCATTAATGTCTTTAAGTGAAGCACAGCAAAATGAGGTTATGAAAAATCTTTTTGATGCCAATGGAGCAAATTTTACAGTGTGCAGAACAGCTATTGGTGCTAGTGATTTTGGTATAGATGCTTACAGTTATAGTGAAGTTGCAAACGACTTTAAAATGAAAAACTTTTCTATAGAAAGAGAACGTACAAGCGTAATTCCTTTTATTCAAATGGCTTATAAGTACAATCCAGACATGCAATTATTTGCATCGCCTTGGAGTCCTCCAGGTTGGATGAAAGAATCGGGGTTAATGGATAGAGGTGAAGAATTTCCAGAGAAAAACGTTTTAAAAGACGATCCGAAAATTTACAAAGCTTACGCTACATATTTTTCTAAATACGTAGATGCCTATGCTAAAGAAGGTATTACAGTAAATAAAATTGTCATTCAAAACGAACAGGATATTTCAACAAAATACCCGTCTTGCCACATGTCACCAGAGCAAATGGGCGAGTTCGTAATTAACTATTTACGTCCACAGTTCGAAAAAGATAATATACCAGCAGAAATTTGGGCAGGTTCGTTCCGTACAGCAAAACGTTTAGATGGTTTAGAGTTTGTTTCAAATACAACATGGAGAGAAGCGGTTGATGGTATTGGTGTACAATACATGAATGCTAGACAAGTAGAAAACATGCAAGCGGTTTACCCATATATTAAATTTTTACATACCGAAGGTAATTGCTACGGTGCTAAAAATAGTGTAAATCAAGCATTTTCTAGATTTAATGAAGTTGCTAGTTTTATCAATCATGGTGTGCCAAATTTTTGTTATTGGAATATGATTTTAAATGAAGATTCTTCAAGTGGATGGGGATGGAAACAAAACAGTTTAATCAAAATCAACAGAAAAGATAAAACAGTAACGTATAATCCAGATTATGCTACAATGGCACTTTTTGGAAGGTTTATGAAACCAGGTATGAAACGTGTAGCTTCTGCATCTTGGTATGGCGATACAATTACGCTTAAAGATGAAAATAACATTTACTTGTTTATTAAAAACGAATCAAACAACATAAAAACTTTTGACATTTGGTTAAAAGATAATCAAGCTCAAATTGTAGATATTCCGGCAAATTCTATTTCGGTAGTAGAAGTAAATTATAAATAA
- a CDS encoding sulfatase family protein, with translation MNKSYLVVLSLLLLSFGCKHEAEKKETIPQKPNIVFIMSDDHAYQAISAYGHGINNTPNIDRIANEGAIFNRGFVTNSICAPSRAVMLTGKHSFVNGKVDNISPFNWDQDNFAKTLQQSGYQTAMIGKIHLDGLPQGFDYSNVLPGQGQYYAPDFIENGVKKTYPGYITQVTTDIALDWLENKREKDKPFLMLYHQKAPHRTWMPEEKYLTLFSDKTFDPPANFFDDYEGRPAAAKHEMGILKDMDLVYDLKMLDKEGDIKTRYRGMFQKKYDRMTDAEKEVWDNYYDPIIADFKARNLEGRELALWKYNRYMQDYLSTIQSVDDGVGEVLDYLKENGLEENTIVVYTSDQGFYLGEHGWFDKRFMYEESFRTPILVKYPKEIKAGTVIDELVQNLDFAPTFLDYAGVEISKDIQGESFRKLVKGEASEWRDAIYYTYYEFPGEHHVKRHYGVRTDRYKLIHFYYDMEQWELYDLEKDPSEMSNVYNDPAYAIVKEDMHKQLEKMRTKYGDSDELNKKNLEHYLTAKNIEH, from the coding sequence ATGAATAAATCTTATTTAGTCGTTTTATCGTTGTTGCTGTTATCTTTTGGTTGTAAACATGAGGCTGAAAAGAAAGAAACAATACCTCAAAAACCTAATATTGTCTTTATAATGAGTGATGACCATGCTTACCAAGCAATTAGTGCTTATGGTCATGGAATAAATAATACGCCTAATATAGATAGAATAGCAAATGAGGGCGCTATTTTTAATCGAGGATTTGTAACAAATTCTATATGCGCACCAAGTAGAGCTGTAATGCTAACCGGGAAGCATAGTTTTGTAAATGGTAAAGTAGATAATATAAGCCCATTTAATTGGGACCAAGATAATTTTGCCAAAACACTTCAACAATCAGGATATCAAACTGCCATGATTGGTAAAATTCATTTAGATGGATTGCCACAAGGTTTCGATTATTCCAATGTACTTCCAGGCCAAGGTCAGTATTATGCTCCAGATTTTATTGAAAATGGTGTAAAAAAAACATATCCAGGTTATATAACTCAGGTTACAACTGATATAGCCTTAGATTGGTTAGAAAACAAAAGAGAAAAAGATAAACCTTTTTTAATGTTGTATCACCAAAAAGCACCACATAGAACTTGGATGCCGGAAGAAAAGTATTTAACATTATTTAGTGATAAAACTTTTGATCCGCCTGCAAATTTCTTTGATGATTATGAAGGAAGACCAGCCGCAGCAAAACACGAAATGGGTATTTTAAAAGATATGGATTTAGTCTATGATCTTAAAATGTTAGATAAAGAAGGTGATATTAAAACTAGGTATCGGGGAATGTTCCAAAAAAAATACGATAGGATGACTGATGCCGAAAAGGAGGTTTGGGATAATTATTATGACCCTATTATTGCTGATTTTAAAGCCAGAAATTTAGAGGGTAGAGAATTAGCACTTTGGAAGTATAATCGATATATGCAGGATTATTTAAGTACTATTCAATCTGTTGATGATGGAGTAGGTGAAGTTTTAGATTATTTAAAAGAAAATGGTTTAGAAGAAAATACTATTGTTGTGTATACATCAGATCAAGGTTTTTATTTGGGAGAGCATGGTTGGTTTGATAAGCGTTTTATGTATGAGGAATCTTTTAGAACTCCTATTTTAGTTAAATATCCTAAAGAAATAAAGGCAGGAACAGTTATTGATGAGTTGGTTCAGAATCTAGATTTTGCTCCTACATTTTTAGATTATGCAGGTGTTGAAATTTCAAAAGATATACAAGGGGAATCCTTTAGAAAACTGGTTAAAGGTGAAGCAAGTGAATGGCGTGATGCTATTTATTATACATACTATGAATTTCCAGGGGAACATCATGTTAAGCGTCATTATGGGGTAAGAACAGATCGTTATAAGTTAATTCATTTCTACTATGATATGGAACAATGGGAATTATATGATTTAGAAAAAGATCCTTCAGAAATGAGTAATGTTTATAACGACCCAGCTTATGCAATCGTAAAAGAAGATATGCATAAACAATTAGAAAAAATGAGAACAAAATATGGTGATAGTGATGAACTTAATAAAAAAAATTTAGAACACTATCTTACTGCGAAAAATATAGAACATTAA
- a CDS encoding sulfatase-like hydrolase/transferase, whose translation MLAKTQVKKFIGYCSFSIIIITLVTILGCKDQKSKVEIVTKPNILFLFTDDQRGGTIGALGKYDVQTPNMDMLVNKGTSFTNSYILGATTAAVCSPSRAMLMTGRHYFNIEANVYAQFAFPREERGKSDKLTFPEYFKANGYETFATGKQHNGEIWLERGFSQIKSAFLGGMTTHFGTKVIDYTPESGWSEPYNNKEKFSSEVFADAAIGFLDNYKNKKPFLMYVAFTAPHDPRTAPQEFHDMYPVENIAVPENFMPQHPFEIADDHIRDEILAPFPRTEAVVQKEISDYYAMITATDTQIGRILKTLEASGHADNTIIVLAGDNGLALGQHGLLGKQNVYEHSVSVPLVFCGPNIPKNQKTNALAYLHDIFPTLCGLTGLEIPESVQTKDLTSVIKKEVKEVRSSMFYAYNSWPNEVYNSKVNNSGGHRAVRKDNFKLIVSSNKDIYTYQLFNLKNDPWELENLIDQENYQSIKEDLLVELKQLIIESGDTADLSKKEFGLFNNL comes from the coding sequence ATGTTAGCTAAAACCCAAGTAAAAAAGTTTATTGGATATTGTAGTTTTTCAATAATCATAATAACATTGGTTACTATATTAGGTTGTAAAGATCAAAAAAGTAAAGTTGAAATTGTTACAAAACCAAACATACTTTTTTTGTTTACAGATGATCAAAGAGGTGGAACTATTGGGGCATTGGGGAAGTATGATGTTCAAACACCTAATATGGATATGTTAGTTAATAAGGGCACATCATTTACAAACTCCTATATTTTAGGAGCAACAACTGCGGCTGTTTGTTCGCCAAGTAGAGCTATGTTAATGACGGGGCGTCATTATTTTAATATAGAAGCCAATGTATATGCACAATTTGCTTTTCCAAGAGAAGAAAGAGGTAAAAGTGATAAATTAACCTTTCCAGAATATTTTAAAGCTAATGGTTATGAAACATTTGCTACAGGAAAACAACATAATGGAGAAATTTGGTTAGAACGGGGCTTTAGTCAAATTAAGTCTGCATTTTTAGGAGGGATGACTACGCATTTTGGAACAAAAGTAATAGATTACACTCCAGAATCAGGTTGGTCTGAGCCATATAATAATAAAGAAAAATTTAGTAGTGAAGTATTTGCGGATGCAGCCATAGGGTTTTTAGATAACTATAAAAATAAAAAACCTTTTTTAATGTATGTGGCGTTTACAGCACCTCACGATCCACGTACGGCTCCACAAGAATTTCATGATATGTATCCCGTTGAGAACATTGCTGTGCCAGAAAATTTTATGCCACAACATCCTTTTGAAATTGCAGATGATCATATTAGAGATGAAATTTTAGCCCCATTTCCAAGAACAGAAGCTGTTGTACAAAAAGAGATATCAGACTATTATGCCATGATAACAGCTACAGACACCCAAATTGGGCGTATATTAAAAACATTAGAAGCTTCAGGTCACGCAGACAATACCATAATTGTTTTAGCAGGAGATAATGGTTTAGCTTTAGGTCAACATGGTTTGTTAGGTAAACAAAATGTTTATGAGCATAGTGTAAGTGTACCTTTAGTTTTCTGTGGACCTAACATACCTAAGAATCAAAAAACAAATGCATTGGCTTATTTGCATGATATTTTTCCAACATTATGTGGTTTAACAGGACTTGAAATCCCTGAATCTGTTCAAACAAAAGATTTAACTTCTGTAATTAAAAAAGAAGTAAAAGAAGTAAGAAGTAGTATGTTTTATGCATATAATTCTTGGCCAAATGAAGTGTATAATTCAAAAGTTAATAACAGTGGTGGTCACAGAGCTGTTCGCAAAGACAATTTTAAATTAATAGTGAGTTCTAATAAAGATATTTATACTTACCAATTATTTAATCTCAAAAATGACCCATGGGAGCTTGAAAATTTGATTGATCAAGAAAACTATCAAAGTATAAAAGAGGATTTGTTGGTAGAGCTTAAGCAATTGATTATAGAAAGTGGTGATACCGCTGATTTATCCAAAAAAGAATTCGGTTTATTTAATAATTTATAA
- a CDS encoding glycoside hydrolase family 3 C-terminal domain-containing protein — MIKNRKHILLVLALIAITLVKAQEKLPYLDTSLSFDERVDDLVSRMTLEEKVGQMMNDAPAIPRLNIPAHEYWNEALHGVARAGKATVFPQAIGLGATFDEELILESATVISDEARAKHHEALRNNSFERYEGLTYWTPNVNIFRDPRWGRGQETYGEDPYLTSRMGISFVKGLQGDDDKYLKLVATPKHFAVHSGPEPERHFFDAATTERDLYDTYLPAFEATVKEGKAYSIMAAYNRYMGTPCCASHQLLDEILRKDWGFDGFVVSDCNAIRDIHDYHNYVDSKEEAAAVAVKAGCDLNCGSRYEYLITAVAFGDITEEEIDVSLKRIFKARFKLGMFDPAEIVPYASIPMDVVSSKKHRDLALETAQKSIVLLKNENKTLPLKKDLKSIAVIGPNANDLEVLLGNYNGFPSQYFTPLDGIKNKVSKDTKVYYEAGTKLISKEPTMSLVSAEFLSFGDETGLQATYYNNHDFSGKPVATRVEKVINSNWNLSPVKGLDEAKFAVEYIGNIKVEISGDYDLGLQSHHKAYTLEIDGKVIVDNSDRPKRRVLKETVYLEKGKSYKVNIKYYHEGYPAKLKFMWASKQKSSFDKAIELAKKSEVVVFVGGISPGVEGEQMPVNSKGFDGGDKTDIELPEVQKELLKALHETGTPVVLVLLNGSALAVNWENDNLPAIVEAWYPGELGGNAIADVLFGDYNPSGRLPVTFYKTVKDLSPFVNYSMKGRTYRYFDGETLYPFGYGLSYTQFDYGDLKLSKTKMAANESCEISVSITNTGDFEGEDVVQLYVRDVKSSVKRPLKSLRGIKRISLKPGKSTTVTFEITPEDLSFFDIVQHKKIVEPGIFDIGIGPDSNSFKTIELQILN; from the coding sequence GTGATAAAAAATAGAAAACATATATTATTAGTTCTAGCTTTAATAGCAATAACATTAGTTAAAGCACAAGAAAAATTACCATATTTAGATACATCATTATCTTTTGATGAACGTGTAGACGATTTAGTATCAAGAATGACTCTTGAAGAAAAAGTAGGTCAAATGATGAATGATGCACCTGCAATTCCACGTTTAAATATCCCTGCTCATGAATATTGGAATGAAGCTTTACACGGTGTAGCGCGTGCAGGTAAAGCTACAGTGTTTCCTCAAGCAATTGGGTTAGGCGCTACCTTTGATGAAGAGTTGATTTTAGAATCTGCTACTGTAATTTCTGATGAAGCTAGAGCAAAACATCACGAAGCTTTGCGTAATAATTCTTTTGAAAGATATGAAGGCTTAACTTATTGGACACCAAACGTAAATATATTTCGTGATCCGCGTTGGGGTCGTGGACAAGAAACTTATGGAGAAGATCCTTATTTAACATCTCGTATGGGAATTAGTTTTGTAAAAGGTTTACAAGGAGATGATGACAAATACTTAAAATTAGTTGCAACGCCAAAGCACTTTGCAGTACACAGTGGTCCAGAGCCAGAAAGACATTTTTTTGATGCAGCTACTACAGAAAGAGACTTATATGATACTTATTTGCCTGCTTTTGAAGCTACTGTAAAAGAAGGTAAAGCATACTCTATTATGGCAGCTTATAACAGATATATGGGTACACCATGTTGTGCAAGTCATCAGTTATTAGATGAAATTTTGCGTAAAGACTGGGGGTTTGATGGATTTGTTGTTTCAGACTGTAATGCAATTAGAGATATTCATGATTATCACAATTATGTAGATTCTAAAGAAGAAGCTGCCGCTGTAGCTGTAAAAGCTGGTTGCGATTTAAACTGTGGTTCTCGTTATGAATATTTAATTACAGCTGTGGCTTTTGGCGATATTACTGAAGAAGAAATAGATGTGTCTTTAAAACGAATTTTTAAAGCACGTTTTAAATTAGGAATGTTCGATCCTGCAGAAATTGTACCTTATGCAAGTATTCCTATGGATGTGGTAAGTTCTAAAAAGCACAGAGATTTAGCATTAGAAACTGCTCAAAAATCTATAGTATTATTAAAAAATGAAAATAAAACTTTACCGTTAAAAAAAGATTTAAAATCTATAGCAGTTATTGGGCCTAATGCAAATGATTTGGAAGTGCTTTTAGGAAACTACAATGGTTTTCCATCGCAATACTTCACTCCTTTAGATGGTATTAAAAATAAGGTTTCAAAAGATACAAAAGTATATTATGAAGCTGGTACAAAATTAATTTCTAAAGAACCTACAATGTCTTTAGTTTCTGCAGAATTTTTAAGTTTTGGTGATGAAACAGGGTTACAAGCAACTTATTATAATAATCATGATTTTTCAGGAAAACCAGTTGCAACCAGAGTAGAAAAAGTTATTAACTCTAATTGGAACTTAAGCCCTGTTAAAGGATTAGATGAAGCTAAATTTGCAGTAGAATATATAGGAAATATTAAAGTAGAAATTTCTGGTGATTATGATTTAGGATTACAAAGTCATCATAAAGCATATACTTTAGAAATTGATGGAAAAGTAATTGTAGACAATTCAGATAGACCAAAAAGAAGAGTGCTTAAAGAAACTGTTTACTTAGAAAAAGGAAAGTCTTACAAAGTAAACATTAAATATTATCACGAAGGTTATCCTGCAAAATTAAAATTCATGTGGGCTTCTAAACAAAAATCATCTTTTGATAAAGCCATAGAATTAGCAAAAAAATCAGAAGTTGTTGTTTTTGTTGGAGGAATTTCTCCGGGTGTAGAAGGTGAACAAATGCCAGTAAACTCAAAAGGTTTTGATGGTGGTGATAAAACCGATATTGAATTACCAGAAGTACAAAAAGAATTATTAAAAGCACTTCATGAAACAGGAACACCTGTAGTTTTAGTGTTACTTAATGGAAGTGCTTTAGCAGTTAATTGGGAGAACGATAATTTACCAGCTATTGTAGAGGCTTGGTATCCTGGCGAGCTTGGAGGGAATGCTATTGCCGATGTATTGTTTGGAGATTATAACCCTTCAGGAAGGTTGCCAGTTACTTTTTACAAAACAGTAAAAGATCTTTCCCCATTTGTAAATTATAGTATGAAAGGAAGAACGTACCGCTATTTTGATGGCGAAACGCTTTATCCTTTTGGATATGGCCTAAGTTATACCCAATTTGATTATGGAGATTTAAAATTATCTAAGACAAAAATGGCTGCAAATGAGTCTTGTGAAATTTCAGTTTCTATTACCAATACAGGTGATTTTGAAGGAGAGGACGTAGTACAATTATATGTAAGAGATGTTAAGAGTTCGGTAAAAAGACCTTTAAAAAGTCTAAGAGGAATAAAAAGAATTTCATTAAAACCAGGAAAGTCAACGACAGTAACTTTTGAAATTACTCCTGAAGATTTGTCATTTTTTGATATTGTTCAGCACAAAAAAATAGTAGAACCAGGAATTTTTGATATTGGAATAGGTCCAGATTCGAACAGTTTTAAAACAATTGAATTACAAATATTAAACTAA
- a CDS encoding alpha-L-fucosidase: MNFLFVNIKFLSTFSKLIIYFLMFFTVNQYIIAQETRNFTWDELAEQYECPEWFRDAKFGIWFHWGPQAVPEQGGGWYARHMYMKDVGKQKFGKMANPYHLQTYGHPSEFGFKDVINEWKAENFDAEDLINFSKENGAKYIVALANHHDHFDLFDSSYHPWNSVNVGPKKDIIGEFENATRNAGLKFGVTSHDDRFLNWWKPAFGSDKEGKYVGVPYDARLTKADGKGKWWEGLDPKDLYGPAPEDRTPEIIEDIKKNWLKRHIELVDKYKPDLLYNDGFNFTYGDYGKEVTRKLYNNSLSENGKIDAVMLLKRKAKGTVNEVESGGSNTLREYPWQSEITFTDWFYKKDRHLTHNARTILEMLIEAVSKNGNLLLSMELNPDGTIPHEIKKSVVIVGDWLKINGEAIYGTRPWKVFGDGKSVRGEEVETVEGELRNATENQKHGEHFNQRTTATPAFANDEVRFTTKGDDFYIIVMNPKGGEFVIPSFAKSSEVNPGILKDLSQLYDGRKVSFKQTNNGLTINMLTVNGDSYPVVLKAEFKK; the protein is encoded by the coding sequence ATGAATTTTCTATTTGTTAATATTAAGTTTTTATCAACTTTTAGTAAGCTTATTATTTATTTTTTAATGTTTTTTACTGTAAATCAATACATAATAGCTCAAGAAACAAGAAATTTTACCTGGGATGAATTAGCCGAACAGTATGAATGCCCAGAGTGGTTTAGAGATGCTAAGTTTGGTATTTGGTTTCATTGGGGGCCACAAGCGGTACCTGAGCAAGGAGGTGGTTGGTATGCACGCCATATGTATATGAAAGATGTTGGCAAACAAAAATTTGGAAAAATGGCCAATCCGTATCATTTACAAACTTATGGACATCCATCAGAATTTGGTTTTAAAGATGTTATTAATGAGTGGAAAGCAGAAAATTTTGATGCCGAGGATTTAATCAATTTTTCAAAAGAAAATGGAGCAAAATATATTGTTGCTTTAGCTAATCATCACGATCATTTTGATTTGTTTGATTCGTCTTACCATCCTTGGAATTCTGTAAATGTTGGTCCTAAAAAAGATATTATTGGTGAGTTTGAAAATGCTACTCGTAATGCAGGTTTAAAATTTGGAGTTACCAGTCACGACGATCGTTTTTTAAATTGGTGGAAACCGGCTTTTGGTTCAGATAAAGAAGGAAAATACGTAGGTGTTCCTTACGATGCACGTTTAACAAAAGCAGATGGCAAAGGAAAATGGTGGGAAGGTCTAGATCCAAAAGATTTATACGGTCCAGCTCCAGAAGATCGTACACCAGAAATTATTGAAGATATTAAGAAAAACTGGCTAAAACGTCACATAGAATTAGTCGATAAATACAAACCAGATTTATTATATAATGACGGATTCAATTTTACTTACGGCGATTACGGCAAAGAAGTTACTCGTAAACTTTATAATAATAGTTTAAGTGAAAACGGTAAAATTGATGCGGTAATGCTTTTAAAGCGTAAAGCAAAAGGTACTGTAAACGAAGTGGAATCTGGTGGTAGTAATACTTTACGAGAATATCCGTGGCAGTCCGAAATTACATTTACAGATTGGTTTTACAAAAAAGATCGCCATTTAACACACAATGCACGTACTATTCTTGAAATGCTAATTGAAGCGGTTAGTAAAAATGGTAATTTATTATTAAGCATGGAATTAAACCCTGATGGAACTATTCCGCACGAAATAAAAAAGAGTGTTGTTATCGTTGGCGATTGGTTAAAAATTAATGGTGAAGCTATTTATGGCACACGTCCTTGGAAAGTTTTTGGGGATGGTAAAAGTGTAAGAGGTGAAGAAGTTGAAACTGTTGAAGGAGAACTTAGAAATGCTACAGAAAACCAAAAACATGGCGAGCATTTTAACCAACGTACTACAGCAACTCCTGCTTTTGCTAATGATGAAGTTAGATTTACAACAAAAGGAGACGATTTTTACATTATAGTAATGAATCCTAAAGGAGGCGAGTTTGTAATTCCTTCTTTTGCTAAATCGAGTGAAGTCAATCCAGGAATTTTAAAAGATTTATCACAATTATACGACGGCAGAAAAGTTTCATTTAAACAAACTAATAACGGATTAACTATAAATATGCTTACTGTAAATGGGGATAGTTATCCTGTAGTTTTAAAAGCGGAATTTAAAAAGTAA
- a CDS encoding sugar MFS transporter has product MQSTTKNNLVPIVIIAGLFFIFGFVTWINGALIPFMKTINELTDAQSYLVASASYISFVLMALPASYILNKIGYRKGMSLGLIIMAVGALVFIPAAEARTYWVFLSGIFIQGVGMTLLQTAANPYITILGPMESGAKRIAIMGIANKTAGALGALIFGALLLSGIDEVKEKLGNATLEEKSLLLDTMADSVFVPYLVMALVLFILGFLIRMAPLPHVEAEESEDFAEGKMTKTSIFQFPHLWLGVLALFVYVGAEVIAGDTIIAYGISLGFTGEEAKFFTTYTLMAMVATYTLGVFLIPKYVKQKVALVVSAILGIVFSFCVLNTTGFTSVLFVAALGISNALVWPAIWPLTLEGLGKFTKTASALLIMAISGGAIIPPLYGRLVDANKNELMLSGIDQIQATASAATSSYWILIPCYSIILFFAVWGHKLGRK; this is encoded by the coding sequence ATGCAGTCAACAACCAAAAACAATTTAGTTCCAATAGTTATTATAGCAGGCCTGTTTTTTATATTTGGATTTGTTACTTGGATTAACGGAGCGTTAATTCCTTTTATGAAAACAATCAATGAGTTAACAGACGCACAATCCTATTTAGTGGCTTCTGCATCTTATATTTCATTCGTATTAATGGCTTTGCCAGCATCTTATATTTTAAATAAAATTGGCTATAGAAAAGGGATGTCTTTAGGGCTGATTATTATGGCAGTAGGTGCTTTGGTTTTTATCCCAGCAGCAGAGGCAAGAACGTATTGGGTGTTTTTATCAGGAATCTTTATTCAAGGAGTTGGTATGACACTTCTGCAAACAGCAGCTAATCCATATATTACTATTTTAGGGCCAATGGAAAGTGGTGCTAAACGTATAGCAATCATGGGAATAGCTAACAAAACTGCAGGAGCATTAGGAGCTTTAATTTTTGGAGCATTATTATTATCAGGAATAGATGAAGTTAAAGAAAAATTAGGGAATGCCACTTTAGAAGAAAAGAGTTTGCTTTTAGATACCATGGCTGATAGCGTTTTTGTGCCTTATTTAGTTATGGCATTAGTGCTATTTATTTTAGGTTTTTTAATTAGAATGGCGCCATTACCACATGTTGAAGCAGAAGAGTCGGAAGATTTTGCTGAGGGTAAAATGACAAAAACAAGCATCTTTCAATTTCCTCATTTATGGTTAGGGGTTTTAGCTTTATTTGTATATGTTGGAGCTGAAGTAATTGCGGGAGATACTATTATTGCTTATGGTATATCATTAGGGTTTACTGGTGAAGAAGCAAAATTTTTCACTACCTATACGCTTATGGCTATGGTTGCGACTTATACTTTAGGCGTATTTTTGATTCCAAAATATGTTAAGCAAAAAGTAGCTTTAGTAGTAAGTGCCATCTTGGGAATCGTATTTAGTTTTTGTGTTTTAAATACCACAGGGTTTACTTCGGTTTTATTTGTGGCAGCTTTAGGGATATCAAATGCTTTGGTTTGGCCAGCTATTTGGCCTTTAACATTAGAGGGTTTAGGTAAATTTACTAAAACAGCCTCGGCTTTATTAATCATGGCAATTTCAGGAGGAGCAATTATTCCTCCACTATACGGTAGGTTGGTAGATGCTAACAAAAATGAACTAATGCTAAGTGGAATAGACCAAATACAAGCAACAGCAAGTGCAGCAACAAGTAGTTATTGGATATTAATTCCATGTTATAGCATTATTTTATTCTTTGCTGTATGGGGACATAAATTAGGAAGGAAATAA